One window of Quercus robur chromosome 12, dhQueRobu3.1, whole genome shotgun sequence genomic DNA carries:
- the LOC126708503 gene encoding uncharacterized protein LOC126708503: MREGETLKMYFDRYREMFNKIDRNFDDVAIRAFKVGLSTEHDLRKSLTRKPVKSVCQLMDCIDKYKWVEKDHQQGKGKAKVVPQDRRDFKSDKYNNNRPRRDFVRQSGSTATQAISTVFEEPVHQVLEKIKNESYFKWSNKMGGDPTKHNQSLHCQYHQDRGHITEECRTLWSHLEQLVRSGKLK; encoded by the coding sequence ATGCGAGAAGGGGAAACCCTGAAAATGTATTTTGATAGATACCGGGAGATGTTCAATAAGATAGATAGAAACTTTGATGATGTAGCTATAAGGGCTTTCAAGGTCGGCCTATCTACTGAGCATGATTTAAGGAAGTCGTTGACCAGGAAGCCTGTCAAGAGTGTGTGTCAGCTCATGGACTGTATTGACAAGTATAAGTGGGTTGAGAAGGACCACCAGCAGGGGAAGGGGAAAGCTAAGGTGGTCCCTCAGGATAGAAGGGATTTTAAGTCGGACAAATACAACAATAACCGGCCTCGAAGGGACTTTGTTAGACAATCTGGATCTACTGCTACTCAAGCGATTAGCACGGTGTTCGAGGAGCCAGTACATCAAGTCTTGGAAAAGATTAAGAATGAGTCATACTTTAAATGGTCAAATAAGATGGGAGGAGACCCCACCAAGCACAACCAAAGCCTTCACTGCCAATACCACCAGGACCGTGGACACATCACAGAAGAGTGCAGAACTTTATGGAGTCATCTGGAGCAACTAGTCAGAAGTGGAAagttaaagtaa
- the LOC126709703 gene encoding UDP-N-acetylglucosamine transferase subunit ALG14-like has product MEKGNGCCSIMASSATITFFLVGITLVMCRVLYAMYRSSKPLRKRAPQPVSTLIVLGSGGHTAEMLNLLSELQRDRFSPRIYIAAATDNMSLQKARLFENSLADENGVGAVKTAQFMQIYRSREVGQSYVTSVWTTLLAIVHALQLMIKIRPQVILCNGPGTCIPLCAIAFLFKVLGIRWSSIFYVESIARVKRLSLSGLLLYKLRIADELFVQWPQLQRKYPRARYVGCLM; this is encoded by the exons ATGGAGAAAGGAAATGGATGTTGCTCCATTATGGCTTCAAGTGCTACCATTACATTCTTTCTCGTTGGTATCACCTTAGTCATGTGTCGTGTCCTCTATGCTATGTATAGGAGCAGCAAACCTCTTCGCAAAAGAGCTCCACAACCTGTCAGTACCCTCATTGTTTTAGGTTCAG GGGGTCACACTGCCGAGATGCTTAATCTCTTGTCCGAGCTGCAGAGAGACAGGTTTTCTCCCAGAATCTACATTGCTGCCGCTACTGACAATATGAGTCTCCAAAAAGCTCGTTTGTTTGAAAATTCCCTTGCTGATGAG AATGGGGTTGGGGCGGTAAAGACTGCACAATTCATGCAGATATATCGAAGTAGGGAGGTCGGTCAATCATATGTTACTTCTGTTTGGACAACTCTTCTTGCTATTGTTCATGCCCTTCAACTAATGATTAAAATTCGACCCCAAGTG ATTCTCTGCAATGGGCCTGGCACTTGCATTCCCCTATGCGCAATTGCGTTCTTATTTAAG GTATTGGGGATTAGATGGTCATCTATCTTTTATGTTGAGAGTATAGCAAGGGTGAAAAGGCTGTCTTTAAGTGGTTTACTTCTTTATAAGTTAAGAATAGCTGATGAGTTATTTGTGCAATGGCCACAACTACAGAGAAAATATCCCCGGGCTCGCTATGTTGGTTGTCTCATGTAG